The Lagenorhynchus albirostris chromosome 6, mLagAlb1.1, whole genome shotgun sequence genome includes a window with the following:
- the CXCR1 gene encoding C-X-C chemokine receptor type 1: MASDSDQTMTTILNDLFNYTDLWELFEDEFANFTGTPPTEGHRYSPCKMDTETLNKYAVVVIYALVFLLSLLGNSLVMLVILYSRVGRSVTDVYLLNLAMADLLFALTLPVWATSKAKGWIFGTALCKVVSLLKEVNFYSGILLLACISVDRYLAIVHATRTLTQKRHWVRFICLGIWVLSLILALPIFAFRKAYQPPYSSPVCYEDMGANTTKWRMVMRVLPQTFGFLLPLLVMLICYGLTLRTLFAAHMGQKHRAMRVIFAVVLVFLLCWLPYNLVLVADTLMRVRVIAETCERRNDIGRALDATEILGFLHSCLNPLIYVFVGQKFRHGLLRIMAIHGLVSKEFLAKDGRPSFVGSSSGNTSTTL, encoded by the exons ATGGCCAGTGACTCAG ATCAAACCATGACTACCATCCTGAATGATTTATTTAATTACACTGATTTGTGGGAGTTGTTTGAGGATGAGTTTGCAAATTTCACTGGCACGCCACCCACAGAAGGACATCGTTATAGTCCCTGTAAGATGGACACTGAGACGCTCAACAAGTATGCCGTGGTCGTCATCTATGCCCTGGTCTTCCTGCTGAGCCTCCTGGGAAATTCCCTGGTGATGCTGGTCATCTTATACAGCCGGGTGGGCCGCTCTGTCACCGATGTCTACCTGCTGAACCTGGCCATGGCTGACCTGCTCTTTGCCCTGACCTTGCCTGTCTGGGCCACCTCCAAGGCAAAGGGCTGGATCTTTGGCACAGCCCTGTGCAAGGTGGTCTCACTCCTGAAGGAAGTCAACTTCTACAGTGGTATTCTACTGCTGGCCTGCATCAGCGTGGACCGCTACCTGGCCATTGTCCATGCCACACGCACGCTGACCCAGAAGCGGCACTGGGTCAGGTTCATATGTTTAGGCATCTGGGTCCTGTCCTTGATCCTGGCCCTGCCCATCTTCGCCTTCCGTAAGGCTTATCAACCACCCTATTCCAGCCCAGTCTGCTACGAGGACATGGGTGCCAATACAACGAAGTGGCGGATGGTGATGCGGGTCCTGCCCCAGACCTTTggcttcctcctgcccctgctgGTCATGCTCATCTGCTACGGACTCACCCTGCGCACGCTCTTTGCGGCCCACATGGGGCAAAAGCACCGGGCCATGCGGGTCATCTTTGCTGTCGTGCTCGTCTTCCTGCTCTGCTGGCTGCCCTACAACCTGGTCCTGGTTGCAGACACCCTCATGAGGGTCCGGGTGATCGCGGAGACCTGTGAGCGCCGCAATGACATCGGCCGGGCCCTGGATGCCACCGAGATCCTGGGCTTCCTCCACAGCTGCCTCAATCCTCTCATCTACGTCTTCGTTGGCCAGAAGTTTCGCCACGGACTCCTCAGGATCATGGCCATCCATGGCCTGGTCAGCAAGGAGTTCTTGGCCAAGGACGGCAGGCCTTCCTTCGTTGGCTCTTCTTCAGGGAACACCTCTACTACCCTCTGA